The following proteins come from a genomic window of Vicinamibacterales bacterium:
- a CDS encoding class I SAM-dependent methyltransferase: MYRAEDHHWWYVGMRRITCALLDDAVGRGRPLEILDAGCGTGGAMEYIADYGRVVGCDFSAEALGFCTARGLGRLARASVDALPYPDSHFDLVVSFDVISDGDADDERALGEFARVLRPGGHLLLRLPAFSWLRGTHDAAVNVSHRFTKGELRGQLRRVGLEPTKMSYANMFLLPAAAARRLSDRLLARGAVASDLAIDVGAWNGPLASILSAEAPLIRRAGLPLGLTLIALASKA, from the coding sequence CACTGGTGGTACGTCGGCATGCGGCGTATCACCTGTGCCCTCCTCGACGACGCGGTCGGCCGCGGCCGACCGCTCGAAATCCTCGACGCGGGTTGCGGTACCGGCGGCGCGATGGAGTACATCGCGGACTACGGACGCGTGGTCGGCTGCGACTTCTCAGCCGAGGCGCTGGGGTTCTGCACCGCGCGCGGCCTCGGCCGGCTGGCGCGGGCGTCGGTCGACGCCCTCCCATACCCCGACAGCCACTTCGACCTCGTCGTGTCGTTCGACGTCATCAGCGATGGCGACGCCGATGACGAGCGGGCGCTCGGCGAATTCGCGCGCGTGCTGAGGCCGGGCGGACACCTGCTGCTGCGCCTTCCGGCGTTCTCCTGGCTGCGCGGGACGCACGACGCGGCCGTGAACGTGTCGCATCGGTTCACGAAGGGGGAGTTGCGCGGGCAGTTGCGCCGCGTGGGGCTCGAGCCCACGAAGATGAGCTACGCCAACATGTTCCTGCTGCCTGCGGCCGCGGCCAGGCGCCTGAGCGACCGCCTGCTGGCGCGCGGGGCGGTGGCGTCCGACCTCGCGATCGACGTCGGCGCGTGGAACGGCCCGCTCGCGTCGATTCTGAGCGCCGAGGCTCCGTTGATTCGTCGCGCCGGCCTCCCTCTGGGCCTCACGCTGATCGCGCTAGCCAGCAAAGCGTAG
- a CDS encoding radical SAM protein, translated as MTAPRTVFIELTSHCNMHCEFCPSDLLRRPKGTIDDATVRRFLDGLHATGARPPVMLNVLGEPLLNKRVFEYLDLLERDGHPVTLITNMTQLAAPAVRRELLRHANLTLALSLQTATRESFRLRGYPRLGVDDLIDLAYATAEDKFRYGSGTRLEIHVASTWVLHHDPSIQSDYPLDLWPNFPDEKSERRWIGKTLRRLQSFGRTMRRRYPEAYAAERARARSLYAAQIGTRIATTRAMLPPDFHRLKEDAFWGYMPLPNAFLVFKSFELWTREEAFLRRSLPAGAFVFIEENPGPQGCVMADSLGVLADGRYVLCCLDYEGDMNLGRVGDLDVGAVLAGEHRARIRADAMTEPLCRRCKGCLLVFETTPVNAAEQAVDKFGRGWWPYQPAVPGTTSQWTGDRSNAYVLVRIPASRLDVDYSPGFGAPGPATVRLESYEPEARTFTTEATVDLPGAPGERRTVQIDFPFDLGRMYRVKFDSPTFVPAEQFGGDDTRRLGVAVLDLRLRA; from the coding sequence ATGACTGCGCCGCGGACCGTCTTCATCGAGCTGACGAGCCACTGCAACATGCACTGCGAGTTCTGCCCGTCAGACCTCCTGCGGCGGCCGAAAGGCACGATCGACGACGCCACCGTCCGGCGATTTCTCGACGGCCTGCACGCGACCGGCGCCCGCCCGCCGGTGATGTTGAACGTCCTCGGAGAGCCACTCCTGAACAAGCGGGTCTTCGAATACCTCGACCTGCTCGAGCGGGACGGCCATCCCGTGACGCTCATCACCAACATGACGCAGTTGGCCGCGCCCGCCGTTCGCCGCGAACTCCTCCGCCACGCCAACCTGACGCTTGCGCTCAGCCTGCAGACCGCCACGCGCGAGTCGTTTCGCCTGCGCGGCTATCCGCGCCTGGGCGTCGACGACCTGATCGACCTGGCCTACGCGACGGCCGAGGACAAGTTCCGGTACGGCAGCGGCACGCGCCTCGAGATCCACGTCGCGTCCACGTGGGTGCTGCATCACGATCCGAGCATCCAGTCGGACTACCCGCTGGACCTCTGGCCGAACTTTCCCGACGAGAAGTCGGAACGGCGCTGGATTGGAAAGACGCTGCGTCGGCTGCAGTCGTTCGGCCGGACGATGCGGCGGCGGTATCCGGAGGCCTATGCGGCCGAGCGGGCCCGCGCGCGGTCGCTCTACGCGGCGCAGATCGGAACCCGCATCGCCACGACACGGGCGATGCTGCCACCCGACTTCCACCGGCTGAAGGAGGATGCCTTCTGGGGCTACATGCCCCTGCCCAACGCCTTCCTCGTCTTCAAATCGTTCGAGCTCTGGACCCGCGAAGAGGCGTTTCTGCGGCGGTCACTCCCGGCTGGCGCCTTCGTGTTCATCGAGGAGAACCCGGGGCCGCAGGGCTGCGTCATGGCTGACAGCCTCGGCGTGCTGGCAGACGGCCGCTACGTCCTCTGCTGCCTCGACTACGAAGGGGACATGAATCTCGGGCGGGTCGGGGACCTCGATGTCGGCGCCGTGCTGGCCGGCGAGCATCGGGCCCGCATCAGGGCCGACGCGATGACCGAACCGCTCTGCCGCCGATGCAAAGGATGCTTGCTGGTGTTCGAGACGACGCCCGTGAACGCCGCGGAGCAGGCGGTCGACAAGTTCGGGCGGGGGTGGTGGCCGTACCAGCCGGCCGTGCCCGGTACGACCAGTCAATGGACCGGCGACCGGTCGAACGCCTACGTGCTCGTGCGCATTCCGGCCAGCAGGCTCGACGTCGACTACAGCCCCGGGTTTGGGGCGCCGGGCCCCGCCACGGTACGGCTGGAGTCCTACGAGCCCGAGGCGCGAACCTTCACGACCGAGGCCACGGTGGATCTTCCCGGCGCGCCTGGCGAGCGACGCACCGTGCAGATCGACTTTCCGTTCGACCTGGGGCGAATGTACAGGGTCAAGTTCGACTCGCCGACCTTCGTGCCAGCCGAGCAGTTCGGCGGCGACGACACCCGTCGCCTGGGTGTTGCCGTGCTCGACCTGCGGCTGCGGGCGTGA
- the lon gene encoding endopeptidase La, with product MATLTPTSTSQFPAELPVLPLRRTVLFPLTIQPLAVDRPVSIESINRALASDRMLFLSLQSNDVDDPQPGDVHTVGTVGIIRQMAKAPGGVHVIIEGLARATAVVTRTETTMSATLTARPEDVEQSIEIDAYVRSLRELIDRALNLATGLSQELRGIVMSIDDPLRLSYLLASLIDMKAEDKQELLAEDRLLVKLQAVSAALNREIALLELKGKIESQAQQEMTDAQRQYYLRQQLKAIQEELGEKEGVESADLRERIAKANLPDEVGAVATREVDRLDRMTPASPEYQMIRTYLDWILEVPWSATTADRLDPVEARRVLDEDHYDLDKVKERIVEYLAVRGLKGDMKGPILCFVGAPGVGKTSLGQSIARAMNRKFVRVSLGGVRDEAEIRGHRRTYIGALPGRVIQALKQAGSANPVFMLDEIDKMGVGFQGDPAAALLEVLDPAQNNSFRDHYLEIPFDLSRVLFIATANQLGPVHPALLDRMEVISLSGYTEDEKIHIARQYLIPRQISEHGLPLHAVDLDDTTLSAVISQYTREAGVRSLERQIGTIARKVAARVAGSRSRGETDPLPVRVGAGELPEYLGPARIHGEVAFRTSRPGVATGVAWTETGGDVLFVEATLVPGGHENLILTGQLGNVMQESARAAVSHIRANAAAFGIDPEFMTKHDLHVHVPAGAIPKDGPSAGVTMATAILSAVRSEAVQQDVAMTGEITLSGLVLPVGGIREKALAARRHGITTFILPDRNEPDLAELPPGVRNGMRFVPARTIEEVLRVALPDAHGT from the coding sequence ATGGCGACCCTGACCCCCACGTCGACGTCCCAGTTTCCAGCCGAGCTCCCGGTGCTGCCGTTGCGCCGGACGGTCTTGTTCCCGCTCACGATCCAGCCGCTCGCAGTGGATCGCCCCGTGTCGATCGAGTCGATCAACCGCGCGCTCGCCTCCGACCGGATGTTGTTCCTCTCGCTGCAGAGCAACGACGTGGACGACCCCCAGCCGGGAGATGTCCACACGGTCGGCACCGTCGGCATCATCCGGCAGATGGCGAAGGCGCCCGGCGGCGTTCACGTCATCATCGAGGGCCTCGCCCGGGCCACGGCCGTCGTCACGCGCACCGAGACGACGATGAGCGCGACGCTGACCGCGCGTCCGGAGGACGTCGAACAGTCGATCGAGATCGACGCGTACGTCCGCAGCCTGCGCGAGCTGATCGACCGGGCGCTGAATCTCGCGACCGGGCTGTCGCAGGAACTGCGCGGCATCGTGATGAGCATCGACGATCCGCTGCGTCTGTCGTACCTCCTGGCCAGCCTGATCGACATGAAGGCGGAGGACAAGCAGGAACTGCTCGCGGAGGACCGCCTCCTCGTGAAGCTGCAGGCCGTCTCGGCCGCATTGAACCGCGAGATCGCGCTGCTGGAGCTCAAGGGGAAGATCGAGTCGCAGGCGCAGCAGGAGATGACCGACGCACAGCGCCAGTACTACCTGCGGCAGCAGTTGAAGGCCATCCAGGAGGAACTCGGCGAGAAGGAGGGCGTCGAGTCGGCCGACCTGCGTGAACGGATCGCGAAGGCGAACCTGCCGGACGAGGTCGGCGCAGTGGCCACGCGCGAAGTCGATCGGCTGGATCGGATGACGCCCGCCTCGCCCGAGTACCAGATGATCCGGACCTATCTCGACTGGATCCTCGAGGTCCCGTGGTCGGCTACCACGGCCGACCGCCTCGACCCGGTCGAAGCCCGCCGGGTCCTCGACGAGGACCACTACGACCTCGACAAGGTCAAGGAACGGATCGTCGAGTATCTCGCCGTTCGCGGCCTCAAGGGCGACATGAAGGGGCCGATCCTCTGCTTCGTCGGGGCGCCGGGCGTCGGCAAGACCTCCCTCGGCCAGTCGATCGCGCGGGCGATGAACCGGAAGTTCGTGCGGGTCTCGCTCGGCGGCGTGCGCGACGAGGCGGAGATCCGCGGCCACCGGCGCACGTACATCGGCGCGTTGCCCGGGCGGGTCATCCAGGCCCTCAAGCAGGCGGGCTCGGCAAACCCGGTGTTCATGCTCGACGAGATCGACAAGATGGGCGTTGGATTCCAGGGCGATCCGGCCGCCGCGTTGCTCGAGGTGCTCGACCCCGCGCAGAACAACTCGTTCCGCGACCACTACCTCGAGATCCCCTTCGACCTGTCCCGGGTGCTCTTCATCGCCACGGCCAACCAGCTCGGCCCCGTCCACCCTGCCCTGCTGGACCGGATGGAGGTCATCTCGCTCTCCGGCTACACCGAAGACGAGAAGATCCACATCGCGCGGCAATACCTGATTCCGCGCCAGATCTCCGAGCACGGCCTGCCACTCCACGCGGTGGATCTGGACGATACGACGCTGAGCGCGGTCATCTCGCAGTACACGCGCGAGGCAGGCGTCAGAAGCCTCGAACGGCAGATCGGCACCATCGCGCGGAAGGTGGCGGCACGCGTGGCAGGCAGCCGGTCACGAGGCGAAACCGATCCCCTGCCGGTTCGAGTCGGTGCCGGTGAACTTCCCGAATATCTCGGCCCCGCGCGCATCCACGGAGAGGTGGCGTTCCGCACGTCGCGTCCCGGCGTGGCAACCGGTGTGGCCTGGACGGAAACGGGCGGAGACGTCCTGTTCGTGGAAGCGACGCTCGTGCCCGGCGGCCACGAGAACCTGATTCTCACCGGACAGCTCGGAAACGTCATGCAGGAGTCCGCTCGCGCCGCCGTCAGCCACATCCGGGCCAACGCCGCCGCGTTCGGCATCGACCCGGAGTTCATGACGAAGCACGACCTGCACGTGCACGTGCCGGCCGGCGCCATCCCGAAGGACGGACCATCTGCCGGCGTCACGATGGCGACCGCGATCCTGTCAGCGGTGCGGAGCGAGGCAGTGCAGCAGGACGTCGCCATGACCGGCGAGATCACGTTGAGCGGCCTCGTACTTCCCGTGGGAGGCATCCGCGAGAAGGCGCTGGCAGCCAGGCGTCACGGCATCACGACGTTCATCCTGCCCGACCGCAACGAACCCGACCTCGCGGAACTCCCGCCGGGCGTGCGGAACGGCATGCGGTTCGTGCCCGCCCGCACGATCGAGGAAGTGCTGCGGGTGGCGCTCCCGGACGCCCACGGAACCTAG
- a CDS encoding rhomboid family intramembrane serine protease, producing MIPLRDVIPSRTTPVVTVAIIVVNAAAFVFELWLPGTERQQFLRDFGIVPAAFSWVTLMTSMFLHGGWLHVLGNMWYLWIFGDNVEDRLGHGRYLVFYLLCGAVAGFAQTLFSPDSYVPTIGASGAIAGVMGAYFVLYPQSRVLTLIPLFIFVEIVEIPALFFLGFWFLMQLFGGVGSIAHTTGTQGGIAFWAHIAGFVAGLGGVFVLRRPERQRVEWWHE from the coding sequence ATGATCCCCCTTCGGGACGTCATTCCCTCGCGCACGACGCCGGTCGTCACGGTTGCAATCATCGTGGTCAACGCGGCCGCGTTCGTCTTCGAGCTGTGGCTTCCCGGCACCGAGCGCCAGCAATTCCTGCGTGACTTCGGCATTGTTCCGGCGGCGTTCAGTTGGGTGACCCTCATGACGTCGATGTTCCTGCACGGCGGCTGGCTCCACGTGCTGGGCAACATGTGGTACCTGTGGATCTTCGGGGACAACGTCGAGGACCGGCTCGGTCACGGCCGCTATCTGGTGTTCTACCTGCTGTGCGGCGCCGTCGCGGGGTTCGCGCAAACGCTGTTCAGCCCCGACTCCTACGTGCCGACCATCGGTGCGAGCGGCGCGATTGCCGGGGTCATGGGCGCGTACTTCGTGCTGTACCCGCAGTCGCGAGTCCTCACGCTGATCCCGCTGTTCATCTTCGTCGAGATCGTGGAAATCCCGGCGCTGTTCTTCCTCGGGTTCTGGTTCCTGATGCAGTTGTTCGGAGGCGTCGGATCGATCGCCCACACCACCGGCACCCAGGGCGGCATCGCCTTCTGGGCCCACATCGCAGGGTTCGTGGCGGGACTGGGTGGCGTGTTCGTGTTGAGGAGGCCGGAGCGCCAGCGCGTCGAGTGGTGGCACGAGTAG